CACTCTTTTGACAGATGTTGATGGTCCAGGTTTTATAGTCTTTACCTGTTGGAACAAAATATAAAGTAATCATGTTATATTATGATTCGTTTAAATCACATTATATGGCAATCTAAAATGATAGGATAATGTTTGCCTTTTTGCATTAATGTTCAGAGAAAATCACAAATCACATAGACTTACGCATTGGTCCAGCTCCGAGGTCTGGCGATGCAGACCAATCATAAACTCGTCAACTCCTTTCTGGTCCCAGGCGGTGGAATCATATTTACCACTGCTGTACAATTTCTCTATAGCGTTCAGAGTTTGCGAAATGAAGACAATCCGGCCGTTATCCTAGAAGAGTGATTTGTATTAGTACATGCCTTATGAATATCAGAAAAGTATAGCAAATTGCGTATTCGTTAAAAACGAATTATAtggcctacactcttagaaaaaacgtTGAACCAAAACCTTTTTTTAAAATAGTGTAGGCTATGCATATGTCTTACCGTGAAATTATCGACTTGTCTGTATTGCTCGTTAGGGAAAGTGATCTGAGATTTCCGAGAGACCACATGACCCTGAGATGCCAAAAAATAGAAACAAATGATTGCAATATTATTATTGTATACATATAAGAGTAACTGAATCAAATGAAACACAGCAGCACATTAAATGTTGAACAGATGACAACTGCTCAATGACCAGGAACAAGTAAATAAACATTACAGTATCCTACCATTTTCTGAAGCATCGTTATGGTGTTGTTGCTGAGCACTTGGAACATGCTCGGAGACCGAGGCAGTGTCCTCATCCACGTGCATCCGATGGTTTTATTCCAGGTGCAAATCGTCAGGATCAAG
Above is a window of Salmo salar chromosome ssa03, Ssal_v3.1, whole genome shotgun sequence DNA encoding:
- the LOC123741840 gene encoding interferon alpha-3-like, which produces MGSISFWMCLILTICTWNKTIGCTWMRTLPRSPSMFQVLSNNTITMLQKMGHVVSRKSQITFPNEQYRQVDNFTDNGRIVFISQTLNAIEKLYSSGKYDSTAWDQKGVDEFMIGLHRQTSELDQCVKTIKPGPSTSVKRVNKGMSLHFQILKNSLKLEEYSASGWEDIRNVVLSHMLRLVTIPID